Proteins from a genomic interval of Neodiprion lecontei isolate iyNeoLeco1 chromosome 2, iyNeoLeco1.1, whole genome shotgun sequence:
- the LOC124292935 gene encoding uncharacterized protein LOC124292935, producing MSSRSMIEVRVIFGNGSKRPPEDESQGYASASGSPKALKARSDSSLQHPATRPATSRRENAASTSLPLQFEGETAADDTTRLEITISGGLAGNVARFVEFKKDLGTSTSTPNSRLSGGLPEPKKPQTKRRRHSSFWRRPFGSRNEQSGVLETSHDAEVSNPESISVNEMRSRRNLESQLDSYEAVKSPIEEVPSFEAKPAEPSASCKENRKGCSSKWGLPARFLETLSEATSLATL from the coding sequence ATGTCCTCGAGGTCCATGATAGAAGTGAGGGTGATATTCGGGAACGGCTCGAAGAGGCCCCCAGAGGACGAGAGTCAGGGATACGCCAGCGCCTCGGGATCTCCGAAGGCCCTGAAAGCGAGGAGTGACTCGTCCTTGCAGCATCCGGCGACCCGGCCAGCGACGAGTCGCCGGGAAAATGCTGCGAGTACTTCTCTCCCCCTGCAGTTCGAGGGCGAAACGGCAGCCGACGACACGACCAGGCTGGAGATCACGATATCCGGAGGATTAGCGGGGAACGTCGCGCGCTTCGTCGAGTTCAAAAAGGACCTCGGTACCTCGACCTCGACCCCGAATTCCCGGCTATCCGGAGGACTTCCAGAGCCGAAGAAGCCCCAGACGAAGAGGCGAAGGCATTCCAGTTTCTGGAGACGTCCCTTCGGAAGTCGCAACGAGCAGTCGGGGGTCCTCGAAACGAGTCACGATGCCGAGGTTTCGAACCCGGAGTCGATTTCCGTGAACGAAATGCGCTCCAGGCGTAATTTGGAGTCACAATTGGACAGCTACGAGGCTGTTAAATCCCCGATCGAAGAAGTCCCTTCGTTCGAGGCGAAGCCTGCCGAGCCTTCGGCATCTTGTAAGGAAAATCGTAAAGGGTGTAGTAGTAAGTGGGGACTACCCGCTCGATTTTTGGAAACTCTTAGTGAAGCCACGAGCCTTGCGACTCTATAG